In the genome of Thermovirga sp., one region contains:
- a CDS encoding amidophosphoribosyltransferase (Catalyzes first step of the de novo purine nucleotide biosynthetic pathway), which translates to MAGVFGAFCKDGHSVLEDVYLGLYALQHRGQESAGIAWNSNDSGDVNSAKGMGL; encoded by the coding sequence ATGGCGGGGGTTTTCGGAGCATTTTGTAAAGATGGCCATTCCGTGCTGGAGGATGTCTACCTGGGGCTTTACGCCCTGCAGCATCGGGGACAGGAGTCAGCGGGGATTGCCTGGAATTCCAACGATAGCGGCGATGTCAACTCCGCGAAGGGAATGGGGCTGG